From the genome of Nitrosomonas sp., one region includes:
- the rlmN gene encoding 23S rRNA (adenine(2503)-C(2))-methyltransferase RlmN yields MIVNLLDYDRDGLTDFLTGIGEKPFRARQILKWIHQCGESDFMQMNDLTKGLRDKLSKLAVIAAPQVIRDHTAADGTRKWLLSVGAGNGIESVFIPETNRGTLCVSSQVGCALSCAFCSTGKQGFNRNLTVAEIIGQLWLANKSLKENSDNQSSSQAQHNSISEQIAQPARVVSNVVMMGMGEPLANFENVVAALDLMLDDHAYGLSRRRVTVSTSGLVPAMDRLRDRCPVALAVSLHAPSDALRDYLVPINKKYPIKELLAACQRYLEAAPRDFITFEYVMLDGVNDSASHANQLVKLVKDIPCKFNLIPFNAFPNSGFKRASRESIRVFRDILMQAGLVTTVRKTRGDDIAAACGQLAGQVHDKTRRVAKVNMEAI; encoded by the coding sequence GTGATCGTTAATTTACTCGATTATGATAGAGATGGGCTTACTGATTTCTTGACGGGAATAGGTGAGAAGCCTTTTCGTGCCAGACAAATATTGAAATGGATTCATCAGTGTGGTGAATCCGATTTCATGCAAATGAACGATCTGACGAAAGGATTGAGGGATAAGCTTTCAAAGCTCGCTGTTATAGCTGCGCCACAAGTGATACGGGACCATACCGCTGCTGATGGTACGCGAAAATGGCTGTTGTCTGTTGGTGCAGGTAATGGCATCGAAAGTGTTTTTATTCCCGAGACAAATCGCGGAACGTTATGTGTTTCCAGTCAGGTGGGCTGTGCTTTGTCCTGTGCCTTTTGTTCTACAGGAAAACAGGGATTTAATCGTAATCTGACTGTTGCTGAAATTATCGGCCAACTTTGGTTGGCCAATAAATCGCTCAAAGAAAATTCGGATAATCAATCATCGTCTCAAGCACAACACAATTCAATATCAGAGCAAATTGCGCAGCCGGCACGCGTGGTTAGCAATGTTGTCATGATGGGTATGGGTGAGCCGCTTGCCAATTTTGAAAATGTTGTCGCCGCATTGGATTTAATGCTGGACGATCATGCCTATGGGTTATCCCGCAGACGTGTGACGGTCAGTACTTCAGGATTAGTTCCTGCGATGGACCGGTTGCGTGACCGCTGTCCGGTAGCACTGGCTGTGTCATTACATGCGCCTAGCGATGCTTTGCGTGATTACCTGGTGCCCATAAACAAAAAGTATCCGATAAAAGAACTGCTTGCAGCGTGTCAGCGTTATTTAGAAGCTGCGCCACGTGATTTTATTACATTTGAGTATGTGATGCTGGATGGTGTTAATGACAGCGCATCTCACGCGAATCAATTGGTAAAACTTGTCAAGGATATACCCTGTAAATTTAATCTGATTCCGTTTAATGCTTTTCCGAATTCAGGTTTTAAACGCGCTTCACGTGAATCGATTCGTGTTTTTCGTGATATTCTGATGCAAGCCGGGTTGGTTACTACGGTGCGTAAGACACGTGGAGATGATATCGCTGCTGCCTGCGGCCAGTTGGCGGGTCAAGTGCACGATAAAACACGCCGGGTTGCCAAGGTGAACATGGAGGCAATATGA
- the ndk gene encoding nucleoside-diphosphate kinase translates to MAIERTFSIIKPDAVAKNVIGQIYSRFESNGLKIIAARMTQLSRAEAEQFYAVHRERPFFSDLVEFMISGPVMVQVLEGDNAISKNRELMGATDPQKAEKGTIRADFADSIDANAVHGSDAPETAAVEIACFFPTLELYSR, encoded by the coding sequence ATGGCAATTGAAAGAACTTTTTCCATTATCAAACCTGATGCAGTCGCAAAAAATGTGATCGGGCAGATTTATTCACGTTTTGAATCAAATGGATTAAAAATAATTGCCGCACGTATGACTCAGCTTTCCAGAGCTGAAGCTGAACAATTTTATGCCGTGCACCGTGAGCGTCCTTTTTTTAGTGATCTGGTTGAGTTCATGATTTCCGGGCCTGTGATGGTACAGGTGCTTGAAGGAGATAATGCAATCAGTAAGAATCGTGAACTGATGGGTGCAACCGATCCGCAAAAGGCGGAAAAAGGAACAATCCGCGCGGATTTTGCTGACAGTATTGATGCCAATGCTGTTCATGGCTCGGATGCACCTGAAACGGCTGCCGTTGAGATCGCCTGTTTTTTTCCAACTTTGGAGTTGTATTCTAGATAA
- the fabF gene encoding beta-ketoacyl-ACP synthase II, with amino-acid sequence MRIVVTGLGIVSPIGTGIDQFWNAAKNGKSGIRSIQCFDSSNNRSRIAGEIADFDPKSFLKNKQIEQTDRFTQLALHAANQAMEDAGSLDCYEPRRLAVSLGSGMGGFATFEASAERRLQNKAIPPFTVPRTMANSAAAWIATQFGLKGVNLTCSTACSSGGNAIGMGLDLLRTGKADVVVTGGAEACVLPLTIAGFEALHALSTGFNNDPEHASRPFAVGRDGFVMGEGAGILVLEKEDAAKQRGATIYAQLAGFGCACDAAHIVAPDTDGQVAAMEAAIQDAGIKPEAVDYINAHATSTPLGDIVETNAIKQVFGAHAQNIAISATKSMIGHTIGASAAIGSIAAIMSLQTGIIHPTINLDEADPECDLNYTPNQALKKSANVALCNAFGFGGNNVSLIFTTV; translated from the coding sequence ATGCGCATCGTTGTTACCGGACTGGGAATTGTTTCACCGATTGGCACCGGCATAGATCAATTCTGGAATGCCGCCAAAAATGGCAAAAGCGGAATTCGCAGTATTCAGTGCTTTGATTCATCGAATAACCGCTCCCGCATTGCGGGTGAAATTGCTGATTTCGATCCGAAATCTTTTTTAAAGAACAAGCAAATAGAACAAACCGACCGGTTTACACAGCTTGCATTGCACGCGGCCAATCAGGCAATGGAAGATGCTGGCAGTCTTGATTGCTATGAACCACGTCGGTTGGCAGTCAGCCTGGGTTCAGGCATGGGTGGATTTGCAACCTTTGAAGCATCCGCTGAACGCAGACTTCAGAACAAGGCTATTCCACCTTTTACAGTACCGAGAACCATGGCAAATTCCGCAGCAGCGTGGATAGCTACGCAATTTGGATTAAAAGGCGTTAATCTGACTTGCAGCACCGCATGCTCATCAGGCGGCAATGCCATTGGCATGGGGTTAGACCTGTTACGCACAGGAAAAGCAGACGTTGTCGTCACCGGCGGCGCCGAAGCCTGTGTTCTACCATTGACTATTGCCGGTTTTGAAGCATTGCATGCGCTATCAACCGGATTTAATAACGATCCCGAACATGCCTCGCGGCCATTTGCTGTCGGCCGCGATGGTTTTGTTATGGGTGAAGGCGCAGGCATTCTCGTTTTGGAGAAAGAGGATGCAGCAAAACAGCGGGGCGCAACAATTTATGCGCAGCTTGCGGGTTTCGGCTGCGCATGCGATGCTGCGCATATTGTGGCACCAGACACGGATGGACAAGTCGCGGCAATGGAAGCCGCCATTCAGGATGCGGGTATCAAACCTGAAGCAGTTGACTATATCAACGCACATGCGACATCCACACCGTTAGGCGATATTGTCGAAACCAATGCAATCAAGCAGGTTTTTGGAGCGCACGCACAGAATATTGCGATCAGCGCCACAAAATCCATGATCGGCCATACGATCGGTGCATCTGCAGCAATTGGCAGTATTGCCGCAATTATGTCGCTGCAAACCGGCATTATTCACCCCACCATTAATCTTGACGAAGCTGATCCGGAATGCGACCTCAACTATACGCCCAACCAGGCACTTAAAAAATCAGCAAATGTCGCTTTATGCAATGCTTTTGGTTTTGGCGGCAACAATGTAAGCCTCATTTTCACAACTGTCTAA
- a CDS encoding acyl carrier protein: MNTENIEEKVIEFIASKVEDVDASTITATSEFEELGLDSMDRVQLLFDAEETFGVTFEDDEVKDFHCVKDIIDYISNHQSSASSES, from the coding sequence ATGAATACTGAAAATATCGAAGAAAAAGTGATTGAGTTTATCGCCTCAAAAGTTGAAGATGTCGATGCTTCGACAATCACCGCCACTTCAGAATTTGAGGAACTGGGTCTCGATTCCATGGACCGGGTTCAGCTTCTGTTTGATGCCGAAGAAACGTTTGGCGTAACCTTTGAGGATGATGAAGTCAAAGATTTTCACTGTGTCAAGGATATTATCGATTACATCAGCAATCATCAATCTTCGGCATCATCTGAGTCGTAA
- a CDS encoding secondary thiamine-phosphate synthase enzyme YjbQ, with protein sequence MWLQKQIYLKARPRGFHLITQEIVQQLPELSCVSVGLMHLFIQHTSASLTLNENADPTVRQDFESYFNHAVPEDEPYYQHVNEGSDDLPAHLKSSLLGCGLTIPVTDGRLNLGVWQGIYLCEHRNYGGGRSLLITVFGE encoded by the coding sequence ATGTGGCTACAAAAACAAATCTATTTAAAGGCAAGGCCCCGCGGGTTCCATTTAATCACGCAAGAAATTGTGCAGCAATTGCCTGAACTCAGTTGCGTTAGTGTGGGTCTGATGCATCTCTTTATACAACACACATCGGCTTCCTTGACCCTGAATGAAAATGCAGATCCAACCGTTCGCCAGGATTTTGAATCCTATTTTAACCATGCGGTGCCGGAAGACGAACCGTACTATCAACATGTGAATGAAGGCAGCGATGACTTGCCTGCACATTTGAAATCCAGCTTGCTCGGTTGTGGCCTGACAATTCCTGTTACCGATGGCCGCCTGAATCTTGGTGTTTGGCAGGGGATATATCTGTGCGAGCATCGAAATTATGGCGGCGGCAGAAGCCTGTTAATTACGGTTTTTGGAGAATAA
- a CDS encoding response regulator produces MWSEPEIANLESVRVGTNQDMARRMRLGGLFYIPFCIAIIATSPVLLAQRYIGIIVVLFAVLAILRLFIGNRILDQENSNILIHEHTVSLLYISTALTWAVFLIWIFQTVSSIDNGTALAILSTVGFLSGGIAAISPRFRLMLAFAILIYVPSLISLVLFTPGNISWVILITGIGFFLFSIHNGKLQHDNYWIMRQQAVLLEKQAADLEQSRVQAEAANKAKSAFLAAMSHEIRTPMNGVLGLTEVLATTRLDHQQANYLSMIQNSGRTLLRIIDDILDFAKIEAKKISIINQSFDLQACIKEIELLFRIKAKEKSLEFTVNLEDVPTYKLIGDTHRIKQILFNLLGNAFKFTHKGRVHLNVQCAKHPDEEKVMLQLVITDTGIGISAENQTHLFQEFSQVGESTQHFEGSGLGLAITYNLLTLMGGNISVSSELDKGSQFSVSIPLKYENPEIENNHKNNPIILKQQTPDTPYLCILVVEDNEVNQIVSKAMLENFNCEVVLAHNGIEAINAFSTRHFDLILMDCNMPVMDGFEATRHIRILEQKNKTKPIPIIALTAHAFEHIKQECFDAGMDEHLSKPFDLTQLRALLQQFSLSASTQSGQSGLAALEKRNTSRH; encoded by the coding sequence ATGTGGTCAGAACCGGAAATAGCGAATCTTGAATCGGTACGCGTCGGCACCAATCAGGATATGGCAAGACGCATGCGCCTGGGCGGTCTTTTTTATATTCCGTTTTGCATCGCAATTATTGCGACCTCCCCCGTGCTGCTTGCACAGCGTTATATTGGAATCATTGTAGTACTATTTGCTGTTCTAGCGATACTCCGTTTATTCATCGGCAACCGCATTCTCGATCAGGAAAATTCCAATATTCTGATTCATGAGCATACCGTATCGTTACTCTACATTTCCACCGCGCTTACCTGGGCTGTTTTTCTGATTTGGATTTTTCAGACAGTTAGCAGTATTGATAATGGAACGGCACTTGCCATTTTGTCGACTGTCGGGTTTCTGTCCGGCGGCATTGCAGCTATCTCTCCACGTTTTCGTTTGATGCTTGCTTTTGCCATATTGATCTATGTGCCAAGCCTCATCAGTCTTGTTTTGTTTACACCGGGAAATATCAGTTGGGTGATATTGATTACCGGAATCGGATTTTTCCTGTTTTCCATTCACAACGGAAAATTACAGCATGACAACTACTGGATTATGCGTCAGCAAGCAGTACTTCTGGAAAAACAGGCAGCCGATCTGGAACAATCACGCGTACAAGCGGAAGCTGCAAACAAAGCAAAATCGGCCTTTCTGGCAGCAATGAGTCACGAAATCCGCACACCCATGAACGGTGTGCTCGGCTTAACCGAAGTTCTGGCAACAACACGGCTTGATCATCAGCAGGCAAATTATTTAAGCATGATTCAAAATTCAGGGCGAACGCTCCTGCGCATTATTGATGACATCCTTGACTTCGCCAAAATAGAAGCAAAAAAAATTTCCATAATTAACCAATCATTTGATTTGCAAGCATGTATTAAAGAAATTGAGTTACTCTTTCGCATCAAAGCAAAAGAAAAATCGCTCGAATTTACCGTTAATCTAGAAGATGTTCCTACCTATAAACTGATTGGCGACACGCACAGGATCAAGCAGATTCTTTTTAATTTGCTTGGCAATGCCTTCAAGTTTACGCACAAAGGCCGCGTTCATCTCAATGTACAATGCGCTAAACATCCTGATGAAGAAAAAGTAATGTTGCAGCTTGTCATAACAGATACTGGCATTGGCATTTCTGCAGAAAACCAAACGCATCTATTTCAGGAATTTTCACAAGTCGGCGAATCAACGCAACATTTCGAAGGTTCCGGGCTTGGTCTCGCCATCACCTATAATTTATTGACACTCATGGGCGGCAATATTTCCGTATCCAGCGAACTAGACAAAGGTTCTCAATTTTCAGTATCCATCCCACTCAAATATGAAAACCCCGAGATAGAAAATAATCACAAAAACAACCCGATTATCCTAAAACAACAAACGCCGGACACGCCTTATCTCTGTATTCTGGTTGTCGAAGATAATGAAGTCAATCAGATTGTAAGTAAAGCAATGCTGGAGAATTTCAACTGTGAAGTTGTGTTGGCCCACAATGGCATCGAAGCAATCAACGCATTTTCAACTCGGCATTTTGATTTGATTTTAATGGATTGCAATATGCCTGTCATGGATGGGTTTGAAGCGACAAGACATATCCGGATTCTAGAACAGAAAAATAAGACCAAACCGATACCAATCATTGCGTTGACAGCACATGCATTCGAACATATCAAACAGGAATGCTTCGATGCAGGTATGGATGAACATCTCAGCAAGCCTTTTGACCTTACACAATTAAGAGCACTGTTACAACAGTTCTCTCTTAGCGCCTCAACACAATCAGGACAATCAGGTCTAGCAGCACTTGAAAAGCGTAACACGTCGAGGCATTAA
- a CDS encoding TIGR01777 family oxidoreductase — translation MKILVTGGTGFIGQSLCPALLSKGHSITVLSRYPNKVSSILGDQIQQLNSITLLSDDDHFDAIFNFAGAPIFDRRWTDERKQVLTQSRINITQQLVEFIARAKTKPSVLLSGSAIGFYGDQGDNPLDESASGHDDFGHRLCADWEHTAEKAKEYGVRVCLLRTGLVIGKNGGFLQPMILPFKLGLGGKLGSGTQWMPWIHMYDYVGICLTLLDNNQLDGIFNLTAPNPVTNDEFTRRLAKQLNRPAFLTMPSWALKLLLGEMSQLLLGSQRVIPRHILDSGFQFKYPNLETALKNVL, via the coding sequence ATGAAAATTCTGGTAACTGGCGGAACTGGTTTTATTGGCCAATCTCTATGTCCGGCATTGCTTTCAAAAGGACATTCGATCACTGTTTTAAGTCGCTATCCCAACAAGGTTTCTTCCATTCTCGGCGATCAAATACAACAACTCAATTCGATAACGCTTTTATCTGACGATGATCACTTTGATGCCATCTTCAACTTCGCCGGCGCGCCTATTTTTGACAGACGCTGGACTGATGAACGCAAACAAGTACTGACACAAAGCCGCATTAATATTACGCAACAACTTGTTGAATTTATCGCGCGTGCAAAAACAAAACCATCCGTTTTACTTAGCGGATCGGCAATTGGCTTCTATGGCGACCAGGGCGATAACCCGCTGGACGAATCAGCATCAGGGCATGACGATTTTGGCCACCGATTATGTGCGGACTGGGAACACACGGCTGAAAAAGCAAAGGAATACGGCGTGCGCGTTTGTTTGCTTCGCACCGGACTGGTTATCGGAAAAAACGGCGGTTTTTTGCAACCGATGATTTTACCATTCAAACTGGGACTTGGCGGCAAACTCGGTTCCGGCACACAATGGATGCCGTGGATTCACATGTATGATTATGTCGGAATTTGTCTAACATTGCTGGATAACAATCAACTTGACGGCATTTTTAATCTGACAGCACCCAATCCGGTTACTAATGATGAGTTCACCCGTAGATTGGCAAAACAACTGAACAGACCTGCCTTCCTTACCATGCCAAGTTGGGCGTTAAAGCTGTTACTCGGTGAAATGTCACAATTATTACTGGGCAGCCAACGTGTCATTCCACGGCATATTCTCGACTCTGGATTCCAGTTCAAATATCCCAATCTGGAAACAGCGTTGAAAAATGTACTTTAA
- the msrB gene encoding peptide-methionine (R)-S-oxide reductase MsrB, with the protein MKRRAVLKSFAALSVMPLVPACSQVVGESITPVTPLNKPHKEWRGLVSHRAYEILFEEATERPESSNLVYEERDGTYLCAACYLPLFESAHKYESWTGWPSFTQPIAGHVATKIDFKMIWPRTEYHCVRCGGHQGHVFKDGPQPRGERWCNNGYALKFVPIAEALPTLRG; encoded by the coding sequence ATGAAACGTCGCGCTGTACTAAAAAGCTTTGCCGCTCTGTCAGTAATGCCTCTCGTCCCGGCGTGCTCACAAGTGGTTGGTGAATCCATCACTCCGGTTACACCGTTAAACAAACCGCACAAGGAATGGCGCGGTCTGGTTTCGCACAGGGCATACGAAATACTGTTTGAAGAAGCGACCGAACGTCCGGAATCGAGCAACCTTGTTTATGAGGAGCGCGATGGCACTTATCTCTGTGCGGCATGCTATCTGCCGCTATTCGAAAGCGCGCATAAATATGAAAGCTGGACTGGTTGGCCGAGCTTTACCCAGCCGATTGCTGGACATGTGGCGACCAAAATAGACTTCAAGATGATCTGGCCGCGGACGGAATATCACTGCGTACGCTGCGGCGGCCACCAGGGCCATGTCTTTAAAGATGGGCCGCAACCCCGTGGCGAGCGTTGGTGCAACAACGGCTATGCCTTAAAGTTTGTGCCTATAGCGGAAGCATTGCCAACACTAAGAGGATAA
- the motA gene encoding flagellar motor stator protein MotA codes for MLVIVGYLIIIISIFGGFALAGGHLASLWQPVEVLMIGGGAIGAFVVGNSGKALKATMKGLPGVFKGSKYTKAVYMELMTLLYEILGKIRKEGLMSIESDVDDPQNSPIFTKYPTILADHHVTEFITDYLRLMVGGNLNALEIENLMDSELETHHQEGEVPIHCVAKLGDGLPAFGIVAAVMGVVHTMESVHLPPAELGILIAAALVGTFLGILLAYGFVSPLAGKLEHQLHESSKLFECIKITLLANLNGYSPVLAVEFGRKVLFTTERPSFLELEEHVKNSKAD; via the coding sequence ATGTTAGTTATTGTTGGTTATCTCATTATCATTATATCTATATTTGGTGGCTTTGCACTCGCAGGAGGGCACTTGGCCTCTTTATGGCAACCGGTTGAAGTATTGATGATTGGTGGCGGTGCGATTGGCGCTTTTGTAGTTGGCAATTCCGGTAAGGCCCTTAAAGCCACCATGAAAGGTCTGCCCGGTGTTTTTAAAGGTTCAAAATACACCAAAGCAGTCTATATGGAACTCATGACATTGTTGTATGAAATTCTTGGAAAAATACGCAAAGAAGGATTAATGTCAATAGAATCGGATGTTGACGACCCGCAAAACAGTCCGATTTTCACCAAATATCCCACCATACTCGCCGACCATCATGTCACGGAGTTTATTACAGACTACCTCCGATTAATGGTTGGTGGAAATTTGAATGCTTTAGAAATCGAAAACCTGATGGACAGCGAATTGGAAACCCATCACCAAGAAGGCGAAGTTCCCATTCATTGCGTTGCAAAACTTGGGGACGGACTTCCGGCTTTTGGCATCGTCGCCGCAGTTATGGGTGTGGTACATACCATGGAATCGGTTCATTTGCCACCCGCGGAACTGGGGATTCTGATTGCTGCAGCTTTAGTGGGGACTTTCTTAGGCATTCTTCTGGCTTACGGCTTTGTTTCTCCGCTTGCGGGAAAACTTGAACATCAACTACATGAATCAAGTAAATTGTTTGAATGCATCAAAATCACTTTACTAGCCAACCTGAACGGCTATTCACCTGTTTTAGCGGTTGAATTTGGCAGAAAAGTATTATTTACCACCGAACGCCCCTCTTTCCTTGAATTAGAAGAACATGTCAAGAACAGCAAAGCGGATTAA
- the motB gene encoding flagellar motor protein MotB: protein MVDDLSQRPIVIKRIKKVAGGHHGGAWKIAYADFVTAMMAFFLLMWLLGSASQGDLEGISEYFKTPLKIAMFGGSNVGDASSIVKGGGTDLTHSTGQVKKGETIAEKKVLDLKAAQAERERMELLRLNQLKSKIEAAMDANSILNRFKNQLLLDITTEGLRIQIVDEQNRPMFASGRAELQPYTKAILHEIGKTLNDVPNRVSLSGHTDATPFPSGDKGYSNWELSADRANASRRELITGGMDTNKVLRVVGLSSAVLFDKEDPYNPINRRISIIVMNEKTEKAITNESEVVNVSGETNFDSQPLMTPAN, encoded by the coding sequence ATGGTTGATGATCTTTCACAACGCCCAATCGTTATCAAACGTATAAAGAAAGTTGCTGGAGGACATCATGGCGGCGCATGGAAAATCGCTTACGCCGATTTTGTAACCGCCATGATGGCTTTCTTTTTGTTAATGTGGTTGCTCGGTTCAGCCTCACAAGGTGACCTGGAAGGCATATCCGAATATTTCAAAACACCATTAAAAATTGCCATGTTCGGTGGCTCAAACGTGGGAGATGCAAGCAGTATCGTAAAAGGCGGGGGTACCGATTTAACACATAGCACCGGTCAAGTTAAAAAAGGCGAAACGATCGCTGAAAAAAAAGTTCTGGATCTCAAAGCTGCACAAGCTGAGCGAGAACGAATGGAATTATTGCGCCTTAACCAGCTGAAATCCAAAATTGAAGCCGCTATGGACGCAAATTCAATATTAAATCGATTCAAAAACCAGCTATTGCTGGATATTACAACCGAAGGATTGCGCATTCAAATTGTGGATGAACAGAATCGTCCGATGTTTGCCAGTGGACGAGCTGAGCTACAACCGTATACGAAAGCCATTTTGCATGAAATAGGCAAAACATTGAATGATGTTCCAAATAGAGTCAGTCTTTCCGGTCACACTGATGCGACACCATTTCCATCGGGTGATAAAGGATACAGCAATTGGGAATTATCCGCCGACCGCGCTAACGCATCTCGTAGGGAATTGATAACGGGCGGTATGGATACCAATAAAGTATTGCGGGTCGTGGGATTATCGTCAGCGGTATTATTTGATAAAGAGGATCCCTACAATCCTATTAACCGTCGAATCAGCATTATCGTCATGAATGAAAAAACTGAAAAGGCAATTACAAATGAAAGCGAAGTCGTCAATGTAAGCGGCGAAACAAATTTTGATTCGCAACCATTGATGACACCTGCCAACTAA
- a CDS encoding class I SAM-dependent methyltransferase, protein MQTSIKYKQKPALLALLVQLAALALISPIIAHYPSVSILEWAILHGIIAAFLSYVFNMAIWWIPIQLSFMPAIVVTHTIGLSPIWFALAFVILILIYGKTYQTQVPLYLSSNQATEVLTTLLPQKKDFTFMDLGCGCGGLLSKLSKTHANGTFHGIEAALLPYFICRIRNLFVQPNYKIRLGDLWKQNLSHYDIVYAYLSPVPMKSLWDKVSLEMRPGSFFISNTFMVPGIKPDKCIKLNDFSDATLYIWRI, encoded by the coding sequence ATGCAAACCAGTATAAAATATAAACAAAAACCGGCATTGCTGGCATTACTTGTACAACTGGCAGCTTTAGCGCTCATTTCTCCAATAATTGCGCACTATCCTTCTGTTAGCATTTTGGAATGGGCAATATTACACGGGATTATAGCGGCCTTCTTGAGTTATGTTTTCAATATGGCTATCTGGTGGATTCCAATACAGCTGAGTTTCATGCCAGCCATCGTTGTAACGCATACCATTGGGCTATCCCCGATCTGGTTCGCTCTGGCTTTTGTTATACTGATATTAATCTATGGCAAAACCTATCAAACCCAGGTTCCACTATATCTTTCCAGCAATCAGGCAACAGAAGTTTTGACGACTCTCTTGCCGCAAAAAAAGGATTTCACATTCATGGATCTTGGTTGTGGTTGCGGCGGATTGCTCAGCAAACTCAGTAAAACACACGCCAACGGCACATTTCACGGCATAGAAGCGGCCTTGCTGCCCTATTTCATCTGCAGGATACGAAACCTGTTCGTTCAGCCCAATTACAAGATCCGGCTAGGTGACTTGTGGAAACAGAATCTATCACACTATGATATTGTCTATGCTTATTTGTCTCCGGTACCGATGAAGTCACTGTGGGACAAAGTGTCTCTTGAAATGCGTCCCGGTAGTTTTTTTATCAGTAACACATTTATGGTCCCAGGCATTAAGCCCGACAAATGCATCAAGTTGAATGATTTTTCAGACGCGACTTTATATATCTGGCGTATTTAG